From a single Nothobranchius furzeri strain GRZ-AD chromosome 7, NfurGRZ-RIMD1, whole genome shotgun sequence genomic region:
- the LOC107382736 gene encoding actin-related protein 3-B, with translation MAARLPACVVDCGTGYTKLGYAGNTEPQFIVPSCIAIKESAKVGDQAQRRMMKGVDDLDFYIGDEAVDKPTYSTKWPIRHGIVEDWDLMERFMEQIIFKYLRAEPEDHYFLLTEPPLNTPENREYTAEIMFESFNVPGLYIAVQAVLALAASWTSRQVGERTLTGTVIDSGDGVTHVIPVAEGYVIGSCIKHIPIAGRDITYFTQQLLREREVGIPPEQSLETAKAVKERFSYVCPDLVKEFSKYDTDGSKWIKQYTGINSVSKKEFTIDVGYERFLGPEIFFHPEFANPDFTQPISEVVDEVIQNCPIDVRRPLYKNVVLSGGSTMFRDFGRRLQRDLKRTVDARLKLSEELSGGKLKPKPIDVQVITHHMQRYAVWFGGSMLASTPEFYQVCHTKKDYEEIGPSICRHNPVFGVMS, from the exons ATGGCTGCACGGTTACCGGCGTGTGTTGTAGACTGCGGCACAGG CTACACCAAACTGGGATATGCTGGAAACACGGAGCCGCAGTTCATCGTCCCGTCGT GTATCGCCATCAAGGAGTCGGCCAAAGTGGGAGACCAGGCCCAGCGGAGGATGATGAAGGGAGTCGACGACTTGGACTTCTACATCGGAGATGAAGCAGTTGACAAGCCCACGTATTCCACCAAG TGGCCGATCCGCCATGGGATTGTGGAGGACTGGGACCTGATGGAGCGCTTCATGGAACAAATCATCTTTAAGTACCTCCGGGCCGAACCCGAGGACCACTACTTCCTCCTG ACGGAGCCTCCTCTGAACACACCGGAGAACCGAGAGTACACGGCAGAGATCATGTTTGAGTCCTTCAACGTACCGGGTCTGTACATCGCAGTGCAG gccgTGCTGGCTCTTGCCGCCTCCTGGACGTCCCGACAGGTGGGAGAACGGACACTCACAGGTACTGTCATCGACAGTGGAGACGGCGTCACACACGTGAtccctgtg GCTGAGGGTTATGTGATCGGCAGCTGTATAAAACACATCCCCATCGCAGGACGAGACATCACCTATTTCACCCAGCAGCTGCTCAGGGAGCGGGAGGTGGGCATCCCCCCCGAGCAGTCGCTGGAGACGGCCAAGGCAGTGAAG gaACGCTTCAGCTACGTCTGTCCAGATTTAGTCAAAGAGTTCAGTAAGTACGACACCGATGGCTCCAAGTGGATCAAACAGTACACGGGCATCAACTCCGTCAGCAAGAAGGAGTTCACCATCGACGTGGGCTACGAGCGCTTCCTGGGGCCCGAGATCTTCTTCCACCCTGAG TTTGCAAACCCAGATTTCACCCAGCCCATCTCCGAGGTGGTGGACGAGGTCATTCAGAACTGTCCCATCGATGTCCGCCGTCCCCTCTACAAG AACGTGGTTCTGTCCGGAGGTTCCACCATGTTCAGGGACTTTGGGCGCCGGCTGCAGAGGGACCTGAAGAGGACCGTGGACGCTCGGCTGAAGCTCAGCGAGGAGCTGAGTGGAGGCAAACTCAAG CCCAAACCAATCGATGTGCAGGTCATCACTCATCATATGCAGAGATATGCTGTGTGGTTCGGAGGATCAATGTTAGCATCAACT
- the ddx18 gene encoding ATP-dependent RNA helicase DDX18 has translation MADLQMKLLRKKIQKRSEKNKERKQKRSNADEEETVGSNGLEEDQREEAAYEACFQPEENRAEDPAAEETPLKKKKKKKRKLTEADEPPAEKKSKAGKEEEDGDVGLNDKDEAKGGGDEEEEEPELPTGLTGAFEDVAFSSLAELVSENTLRGVKEMGFNHMTEIQHKTIRPLLEGRDILAAAKTGSGKTLAFLIPSIELIYKLKFMPRNGTGVVILSPTRELAMQTYGVMKELMAHHVHTFGLIMGGSNRSAEAQRLANGVNILVATPGRLLDHLQNTPGFMYKNLQCLIIDEADRILEVGFEEELKQIIKLLPKKRQTMLFSATQTRRVEDLARISLKKEPLYVGVDDNKDRATVDGLEQGYVVCPSEKRFLLLFTFLKKNRKKKLMVFFSSCMSVKFHYELLNYIDLPVMAIHGKQKQTKRTTTFFQFCNADSGILLCTDVAARGLDIPEVDWIVQYDPPDDPKEYIHRVGRTARGVNGRGHALLILRPEELGFLRFLKQAKVPLSEFEFSWSKISDIQSQLEKLIEKNYYLHKSAQEAYKSYVRAYDSHSLKQIYSVNTLNLPMVALSFGFKVPPYVDLNVHSSKGVKMQKRGGGGGFGYQKSKNVTKSRIFKHVNKGRSDKRQFSR, from the exons ATGGCGGATCTACAGATGAAACTTCTCCGTAAGAAAATCCAGAAAAGAAGCGAAAAGAACAAAGAGCGGAAACAGAAGCGGAGCAACGCGGATGAAGAAGAAACCG TGGGATCCAACGGGCTGGAGGAAGACCAGAGGGAAGAAGCTGCTTATGAGGCCTGCTTTCAGCCTGAGGAGAACCGGGCAGAAGACCCCGCCGCAGAAGAAACGcctctgaagaaaaagaaaaagaagaaaagaaagttaACCGAAGCAGATGAGCCTCCAG CTGAGAAAAAGAGCAAAGcggggaaggaggaggaggatggagaTGTTGGATTAAATGACAAGGATGAAGCCAAAGGGGgtggtgatgaagaggaggaagagcctGAACTTCCGACTGGACTAACAG GAGCGTTTGAGGACGTGGCCTTCTCTTCTCTCGCTGAGTTAGTGAGTGAGAACACGCTGAGGGGGGTGAAGGAGATGGGCTTCAATCACATGACTGAGATCCAACACAAAACCATCCGCCCCCTACTGGAGGGGAG GGACATTCTGGCTGCTgctaaaacaggaagtgggaaaaCTTTGGCCTTCCTCATCCCATCTATTGAGCTGATTTACAAACTCAAGTTCATGCCCCGGAACG GCACCGGCGTGGTGATCCTGTCTCCCACGCGTGAGCTGGCGATGCAGACATATGGGGTCATGAAGGAGCTGATGGCCCACCACGTGCACACGTTTGGTCTCATTATGGGGGGCAGCAATCGCTCCGCCGAGGCCCAAAGGTTGGCCAACGGAGTCAACATCCTGGTGGCCACGCCGGGTCGTCTGCTGGACCATCTGCAG AACACTCCCGGGTTTATGTACAAGAACCTACAGTGTCTGATCATCGATGAGGCCGACCGGATCCTGGAGGTGGGCTTTGAGGAGGAGCTGAAGCAGATCATCAAGCTGTTACCGA AGAAGAGACAGACAATGCTGTTTTCGGCCACTCAGACTCGGCGGGTGGAGGATCTGGCTCGGATTTCCCTGAAGAAGGAGCCGCTGTACGTCGGCGTGGACGACAACAAGGATAGGGCCACGGTGGACGGCCTGGAGCAG GGCTACGTGGTGTGTCCGTCAGAGAAACGCTTCCTGCTGCTCTTCACCTTCCTGAAGAAGAACCGGAAGAAGAAGCTGATGGTGTTTTTCTCCTCCTGCATGTCTGTGAAATTCCACTACGAGCTGCTGAACTACATCGACTTGCCCGTCATGGCGATTCAT GGCAAACAGAAGCAGACCAAACGGACCACCACCTTCTTCCAGTTCTGTAACGCAGACTCGGGCATCCTGCTGTGCACGGACGTGGCGGCCCGAGGCCTCGACATTCCCGAGGTGGACTGGATCGTCCAGTATGACCCGCCAGACGACCCAAAG GAGTACATCCACAGGGTGGGCAGAACCGCCCGCGGCGTCAACGGCAGGGGCCACGCCCTCCTCATCCTACGACCTGAAGAACTCGGCTTCCTGCGTTTCCTCAAACAGGCCAAG GTTCCTCTGAGCGAGTTTGAGTTTTCCTGGAGTAAAATCTCAGATATCCAGTCCCAG CTGGAGAAACTGATCGAGAAGAATTATTACCTTCACAAGTCGGCGCAGGAGGCCTACAAGTCGTATGTGAGGGCATACGACTCGCACTCACTCAAACAGATCTACAGCGTGAACACGCTCAACCTCCCCATGGTGGCGCTGTCCTTCGGATTCAAAGTCCCTCCGTACGTGGACCTCA ACGTCCACAGCAGTAAAGGTGTGAAAATGCAGAAACGAGGTGGAGGTGGCGGCTTTGGATACCAGAAGTCGAAAAATGTGACAAAATCTAGAATCTTCAAGCACGTCAACAAAGGAAGGAGTGATAAGAGGCAATTCTCCCGCTGA
- the klhdc3l gene encoding host cell factor 2 translates to MPGVGQSNPSLWTWLPQSNQSPCDRYRHACCSYNGDVYLLGGRNSGWLGDFWKYNVVCNKWTQLSCTGEAAPEELEQHSMVAHKGFLYVFGGLLDSASTMSRCAFWVFDVVKQEWVQFQEKANPLQSQMPSNRKGHSAVVIGSAMLIYGGLVDIKGSSEEFWSLDFGTTNWSQLGPSGSSGPGPRQSHSAVAYQEAMFLFGGLRGLQEMQDFWKWDSSSDAWTCLRRMSSPPRLLGHSAVVFKDNMFLFGGGDSHNSTSNFLWSYSFTTQSWSQMLSLGDSNPPTKIHHCCVGLGQSYSSGTGSTTTSEVKPRQMGRRLRCFKNKCFPQPHTHGADLEMMDMHLTSGRARKDLLDQEDEGDFRKHLPDSLLVLGGKPFTGNRPISIWQMTLS, encoded by the exons ATGCCGGGAGTGGGCCAGAGTAATCCCAGTCTGTGGACCTGGCTGCCTCAGAGCAACCAGTCTCCATGTGACCGCTACAGACACGCCTGCTGCAGCTACAACGGAGACGTGTACTTGCTGGGTGGTAGAAACAGTGGCTGGCTCGGGGACTTCTGGAAGTACAACGTGG tgTGTAATAAGTGGACACAGTTGAGCTGCACAGGAGAAGCTGCACCAGAGGAGCTGGAGCAGCATTCCATGGTCGCGCATAAG GGGTTCCTTTATGTGTTTGGAGGACTGTTGGACTCAGCGTCTACCATGAGCAGATGTGCCTTCTGGGTGTTTGACGTGG TGAAGCAGGAGTGGGTCCAGTTTCAGGAAAAGGCCAACCCCCTTCAG tcTCAGATGCCTAGTAACAGGAAGGGACACAGTGCGGTGGTGATCGGGTCGGCCATGCTGATCTACGGAGGACTTGTGGACATCAAAGGATCATCTGAGGAGTTCTGGAGTTTGGATTTTG GAACCACAAATTGGTCTCAGCTGGGCCCGTCTGGGTCCTCGGGTCCTGGACCCAGACAGAGCCACTCCGCCGTGGCCTACCAGGAAGCCATGTTCCTGTTTGGTGGCTTGAGGGGTTTGCAGGAAATGCAGGACTTCTGGAAGTGGGATTCCAGCAGCGACGCGTGGACCTGCCTCAGAAGGAT GTCCAGCCCCCCCCGTCTCCTGGGCCACTCCGCCGTGGTCTTCAAGGACAACATGTTTCTGTTTGGAGGCGGAGACTCTCACAACTCTACAAGCAACTTCCTGTGGAGCTACAGCTTCACCACTCAGAGCTGGAGTCAGATGCTGTCTCTGGGGGACTCCAACCCTCCAACCAAGATCCACCACTGCTGTGTGGGTCTGGGTCAGAGCTACAGCTCTGGTACCGGCAGCACCACCACGTCTGAAGTCAAACCCAGGCAGATGGGCAGGAGACTCCGTTGCTTTAAAAACAAGTGCTTCCCTCAGCCGCACACACACGGAGCAGATCTGGAGATGATGGACATGCATCTGACTTCTGGCAGAGCCAGGAAAGACCTGTTGGACCAGGAAGACGAGGGAGACTTTAGGAAGCATCTGCCTGATTCGCTGCTGGTGCTGGGAGGGAAACCGTTCACGGGCAACCGTCCCATCTCCATCTGGCAGATGACCCTCTCCTAG
- the inhbb gene encoding inhibin beta B chain produces MSSSSLLLSCLLACALSARCVSVSAAEAASSPRESCASCGLRSSDQSERVNIDFVEAVKRHILNRLQMKDRPNITHPIPKAAMVTALRRLHAGKVREDGRVEIPSFDGQAAFNNEVQAETSEIISFAETDELTDPKSGLYFLISNEGHQNLFVSQASLWLYFRLLPAGPEKGLRRKITVKIHYQEATTLSGAEGSPGGGSVGTGRWVLVEKRVDLKRSGWHTFPLSEAVRAVFGKGSRRQDLEVHCDGCEAAGVAPVLVDPGDPSHRPFLVVRVRQVEGKHRIRKRGLECDGTSGGLCCRQQFYIDFRLIGWNDWIIAPAGYYGNYCEGSCPAYMAGVPGSASSFHTAVVNQYRMRGMNPGSVNSCCIPTKLSTMSMLYFDDEYNIVKRDVPNMIVEECGCA; encoded by the exons ATGAGCTCCTCCAGCCTGCTTCTATCGTGCCTGCTCGCGTGCGCTCTGTCCGCGCGCTGCGTCTCAGTGAGCGCCGCGGAGGCTGCCAGCTCGCCCCGGGAGTCGTGCGCGTCCTGCGGCCTCAGGTCGTCGGACCAGTCGGAGCGGGTGAACATTGACTTCGTGGAGGCGGTGAAGAGGCACATCCTGAACCGGCTGCAGATGAAGGACAGGCCGAACATCACGCACCCCATCCCGAAGGCTGCGATGGTGACGGCGCTGCGGAGGCTGCACGCGGGCAAAGTGCGCGAGGACGGCCGGGTGGAGATCCCCAGCTTCGACGGACAGGCCGCCTTCAACAACGAGGTCCAGGCGGAGACCTCAGAGATCATCAGCTTTGCAGAAACAG ATGAGCTCACGGACCCCAAATCGGGTTTGTACTTCCTGATCTCCAACGAGGGCCACCAGAACCTGTTTGTGTCCCAGGCCAGCCTCTGGCTCTACTTCCGCCTGCTGCCAGCTGGTCCTGAGAAGGGTCTCCGCAGGAAGATCACAGTCAAGATCCACTACCAGGAAGCCACCACTCTGAGCGGTGCTGAGGGGAGTCCGGGAGGTGGCAGCGTGGGAACAGGTCGCTGGGTTCTGGTGGAGAAGCGGGTCGATCTGAAGCGCAGCGGCTGGCACACTTTCCCACTCTCTGAAGCGGTGCGAGCAGTGTTTGGGAAGGGCagcaggaggcaggacctggaggtgcACTGTGATGGCTGTGAGGCAGCTGGCGTGGCTCCGGTTCTGGTGGACCCAGGCGACCCATCCCACAGACCCTTCCTGGTGGTGCGGGTGCGGCAGGTGGAAGGGAAGCACCGCATCCGTAAGCGGGGGCTTGAGTGTGACGGCACCAGCGGGGGTTTGTGCTGCCGGCAGCAGTTCTACATAGACTTCCGTCTGATTGGCTGGAATGACTGGATCATCGCACCGGCAGGTTACTACGGCAACTACTGCGAAGGCAGCTGTCCGGCCTACATGGCAGGCGTTCCAGGCTCAGCGTCGTCCTTCCACACCGCGGTGGTAAACCAGTACCGCATGAGGGGGATGAACCCGGGCTCGGTGAACTCCTGCTGCATCCCGACCAAGCTCAGCACCATGTCCATGCTCTACTTCGACGACGAGTACAACATCGTCAAGAGAGACGTGCCCAACATGATCGTGGAGGA